The genomic stretch AATCAAAAGCCTGCAGCTGCACCGCTTTTTTCGCATAATCAAAATCAGAATGCCCCGTTAATAAAATGCATTTGATATGGGGCCAGCGCTCGCCGATTTCCTTAATGAGCTCCAAACCGTTCATTTCCGGCATTGCAATATCTGATACGACAATATCAATTGCATTTTCCTCAAGAAGCTCTAGAGCTTCAAAGGCGGAAGCAGCTTGATATACACTTTTCACCCCAATGGAGGACCATGGTATCGTCTTCTCCAAACTCCCCGTTACATAAGACTCATCATCTATCAATAAAATTTCGATCATCTGTATTCCCCTTTTCTAGCTAAGCTGTCGACCAAGTAATGATGACCTTCAGACCTCCGAGGCTCGAAGGAAAGAAGCTAACCCCAGCAGACCCCCTAAACCTGAGATGCATACGCTGATGTACATTCCAAAGCCCGCAGCCCATCTGCTCATCCATCTGAATTTGCATTTTATGCTGGAGAATAAGAATCGCCTCGGCACTCATCCCCCTGCCATCATCCTCAACGATTAGCCTCGCCTCGTCCTCATTCCACTCTCCGGTAATTCGAATAATCGATGCATCCGACCATGCTTCAATGCCGTGAATAACCGCATTCTCGACTAACGGCTGCAGCATAAGCGGCGGTATTTCAAGCTGGCGCATCTCTGCTGGCAAATCAATCGTATAGCTGAGTCTCTCCATTCGCATCTTTTGTATTTCCAAGTAGCTGCTCACAAAGTTGATTTCCTCCGACAACGCGACAAGGTCACGCTCCTGCCGCGTCGTATAACGGTAATAATTAGACAAATGATGGGACATCGCAACAACAGCCTCATGCTTCTCAAGCTTGGCCATACTGGAAATAAAAGAGAAGCAATTATAGAAGAAATGCGGATTGATTTGCGATTGGAGCTGCTTTAGGCGCGCCTCACGCACATGAATTTTCTCCAAATAAACGGTCTCGAACAGCTCTTGAATTTGTGCCACCATCAGATTGAAGCGTGTATATAGAAATCCGAACTCACTCTTGCCCCGCGGCTTCATACGAACCGAATAATCACCATTTTTCAGCTTCTGAAATCCAATAATGAGACGCTTAATCGGTACTTGAACCTGAGCATATAATAAATAAGCGGCCGTAGAGCAAAGCAGCAGCAAGCCTGCCATAGATACATAAAACAGCTGATTAGTCTTCTTTATTGGGCGAATAATTTCTGAAATCGGAATATAGTCAATTAAATACCAGCCAATCGTCTCTGATTTCACAATGTTGACTAAAAGCTCTTCTTCCCCTACTTTCAAATTTCTGCTTTCCATATCCTGCAGCGGCTTTTCATCCAAAAGGCTAATTACATTGCTTGCAAGCTCCTTGTTTACCGAGCGATTATAGATGACACCAACATCCTTCAAATAATAAAAGGGCTCATTGCGGCCGCCGCTTTTGAACTTATCCAGCATATCCTTAATGTTCGAGCTGTCAAACTTCACCTCAATAATAAGGCTGGAGCCGCTCGGGTCCAAATAGCTGTAATAAGGCGTAACCGCATACCGTGAGAAAATATACGGTCCGGTCTGACTATCAGTTGTAGTCTGCACCTGCCAACCAGGCTTTAATCGACTCTTCAAATCAGCGCTGTCATATAGAACAACATCGTTAGCAGAAATATCTCTATGAAGCATTGGAGAATAAATATGCAAACTGCTTCGCCACTTGGAGGAGTTTTGGTGAATCGCAAGCTTCGTTTGAATTCTTTTGATTAAAGTCGTCATATTAAGATTAAGCTCAGTCGTTTCTGTGAAAATATCTCGAAGAGACGAAATATCAGGGTCCTGAATGAGCAGGTCTGGCCAAAGCGCCATCGAATCTATGCTCGTATTCACCTGATTTTGAAAAAAAACAAGCTGATTCGTATTGGATTTGGTAAGCTCCTCGCCCAAAATATCAGTGCTGGTTTTATTGGAATAAAAATAAAAGAGCATAATCGGAACGAGCATAACGATGATTAACGCGACGATCTTTGTAAAAAGGTTGATTTTAGGCATGATAGCTTCGCACCTTTTCTTGTAAGTCATAGGGCAGATGTTAAGAGCATCTTAGCGCCTTCTCCACCTTACGTGTTCATCCCCATCATTTCAACTAGTAAAATCGAAATGTTTAAGATGTTTTTACAACTATTTAAGTTGAATTAGACATTTACGTTTTGGTCGCTGCGCGAGCAGATCATTCTGAAGGGTCGCGGTTGCAGCCAGATTCTTTGATTTTCTAAGACATTTAAAGGTAAGAATCCGGCTGCAAAGGCGAACACTTCGTTTCTAGAGAAACGATCTTCTCGCTTCGCTTAATCTTCATTTTTTAGGTTTTACTTATATATCTCGCCTTATTAGCTCTATTATTTACAACAACAAAGAACAGCAATCCCCTTACGGGTGATTGGAAATCGTAGACGCGTCAGCCCAGCTTAGCCTCAGCTCACACTTCTAACGGAAACCACAGACGCTAAATCGCCTTTATTTTTCGTTTC from Paenibacillus sp. FSL H8-0548 encodes the following:
- a CDS encoding histidine kinase is translated as MPKINLFTKIVALIIVMLVPIMLFYFYSNKTSTDILGEELTKSNTNQLVFFQNQVNTSIDSMALWPDLLIQDPDISSLRDIFTETTELNLNMTTLIKRIQTKLAIHQNSSKWRSSLHIYSPMLHRDISANDVVLYDSADLKSRLKPGWQVQTTTDSQTGPYIFSRYAVTPYYSYLDPSGSSLIIEVKFDSSNIKDMLDKFKSGGRNEPFYYLKDVGVIYNRSVNKELASNVISLLDEKPLQDMESRNLKVGEEELLVNIVKSETIGWYLIDYIPISEIIRPIKKTNQLFYVSMAGLLLLCSTAAYLLYAQVQVPIKRLIIGFQKLKNGDYSVRMKPRGKSEFGFLYTRFNLMVAQIQELFETVYLEKIHVREARLKQLQSQINPHFFYNCFSFISSMAKLEKHEAVVAMSHHLSNYYRYTTRQERDLVALSEEINFVSSYLEIQKMRMERLSYTIDLPAEMRQLEIPPLMLQPLVENAVIHGIEAWSDASIIRITGEWNEDEARLIVEDDGRGMSAEAILILQHKMQIQMDEQMGCGLWNVHQRMHLRFRGSAGVSFFPSSLGGLKVIITWSTA